DNA sequence from the Janibacter sp. CX7 genome:
GACAGCTCGGTGCGGGCCGTCAGGTCCTGGCCCTTGACCGGGCCGCGCGGGGCGCGGAAGCCCGCACCCTGCCCACCGAAGCCGGCGCCGCCGCCCCCGCCGAACATCGACAGGATGTCCTCGAGGTCGGGTTCGCCCGCCCCGCCCCCGGCGAAGGGGGAGCCGCCGCCGGTGCTGTAGCGCATCCGCGAGCCGCCCCCTCCCCCGCCGAAGGCGGAGAAGATGTCCTCGAAGCCCGCGCCCCCGCCCGGGCCGCCGGCGGTGAATCGCGCACCGCCGCCGGCCATCGAGCGGATGGCGTCATACTCCTGCCGCTCCTTGGGGTCGGAGAGCACGGCGTGCGCCTCACCGACGTCCTTGAACTTCTGCTCGGCGGCGTCGTCCCCGGCATTGCGGTCGGGGTGGTACTGCTTGGCGAGCTTGCGGTAGGCCTTCTTGATCTCCGCGGTGTCAGCGTCCTTGGCGACGCCGAGGACCGCGTAGAAGTCCTTGTCCAACCAGTCCTGACTGGCCATGTCTCCTCCTCTCGGGTGGTGGGGTTACGACGGGTCGGCGACCGCGACGCGGGCGGCGCGCAGGACGCGCTCGCCGGCGCGGTAGCCGGGCTGGAGCACGGTGACGACCGTCGTGGCCGTCGCGTCGCTCGGCAGCTCCGGGTCGGACGCGTCCCAGGCGCCGTGCATGAGGGCCTCGTGCACGTTGGGGTCGAAGACCTCGCCCTTGACGCCCACGCGCTCCAGCCCCTGCTTGGTGAGGACCTGCTCGAGCTTGTCGGCGATCGCGCGGAAGGGGCTGCCCTCCGGCAGGTCGCCGTGCTGCTCGGCGAGGTGGATCTCGTCGAGGACCGGCAGGAGCGACTCGAGCACGTCGTGGGCGGCGCGGGTCTTGTGCACCGGGAGGTCCCGGTCGACGCGCCGCTTGTAGTTGACGTACTCGGCCTGCAGGCGCAGGTAGTCGTCCTGGAGCTGGTCGGCGCGGGCCGTGTCGGGGTGGACCTCGGCGTCGCCGGCGGCCTCCCCTTCGCCCGGGGCCGGGGTGGCCTCGTCGGCGCCGGTGGCCCCGTCGGCCGGGGTGGCCGACTCGGGCGCAGCGGCGGCTGCGTCCTCGTCGACCACCTCGGCCTCGACGACCTGCTCCTCGGCCCCCTGGTCGGTGGCCGGCCGCGCCTGGGCGTCAGCGGTCACCTCGGGGTCGATCGGCTGGTTGGGGTCGGTCACTTCTTCTCCTCGTCGTCGTCGACGACCTCGGCGTCGACGATGTCGTCGTCACCCTCGGGGGCGGGCTGCTCGGCACCGGCGTCGCCACCGGGGGCCTCGCCCTCGCCCTGCTCCGCGGAGGCCGCGTAGAGGGCGGCGCCCATCTTCTGCGACTCCTCGTTGAGGGTGTCGACCTTCTTGGTCAGCTCCTCGGCGCTCACGCCGGACTCCGGCTTGAGGGCCTCCTTGAGGTCGGCGAGGGCGTCGTCGACGGGCTTGCGCTGCTCGTCGGTCAGCTTGTCACCGGACTCGGAGAGGAACTTGTCCGTGGAGTAGACGAGGTTCTCCGCGTTGTTGCGGGCCTCGGTCTCCTCGCGGCGGGCCTTGTCCTCGTCGGCGTGGGCCTCGGCCTCCTTGACCATGCGCTCGATCTCCTCCTTCGACAGCGCGGAGCCGCCGGAGATGGTGATCTTCTGCTCCTGGCCGGTGCCCCGGTCCTTCGCCGTCACGTGGACGATGCCGTTGGCGTCGATGTCGAAGGTGACCTCGACCTGCGGCACGCCGCGCGGCGCCGGCGCGATGCCGGAGAGCTCGAAGGTGCCGAGGTTCTTGTTCTGCTGCGCGATCTCGCGCTCACCCTGGAAGACCTGGATCAGCACGGAGGGCTGGTTGTCCTCGGCGGTGGAGAAGACCTCGGAGCGCTTCGTCGGGATGGCGGTGTTGCGCTCGATGAGCTTGGTGAAGAGGCCACCCTTGGTCTCGATGCCGAGGGAGAGCGGCGTGACGTCGATGAGCAGGACGTCCTTGCGCTCGCCCTTGAGGACACCGGCCTGCAGGGCCGCGCCGAGCGCGACGACCTCGTCCGGGTTGACGCCCTTGTTGGGCTCCTTGCCGCCGGTGAGCTCCTTGACCAGCGAGCTGACGGCCGGCATGCGGGTGGAGCCACCGACGAGGACCACGTGGTCGATGTCGGAGAGCTGGACGCCCGCGTCCTTGATGACGTTCTCGAAGGGGGTCTTGGTCCGGTCGAGCAGGTCCTTGGTCATCTGCTCGAAGTTCGCGCGGGAGAGCGACTCGTCGAGGTGGATGGGGCCGTTCTCGCCCATGGACAGGTACTGCAGGTTGATCGACGTGGTCGACGAGGAGGAGAGCTCCTTCTTCGCCTGCTCCGCCGCGTCGCGCAGACGCTGCATGGCGATCTTGTCGCCGGAGAGGTCGACGCCGGTGTTGTTCTTCACCTGGGTGAGCAGGTGCTTGACGATCCGCTCGTCCCAGTCGTCACCACCGAGCTGGTTGTCACCGGAGGTCGCGCGGACCTGGATGGTGGAGAAGCCGTCCTCGGGGTCCTTGCCGACCTCGAGCAGGGAGACGTCGAAGGTGCCGCCACCGAGGTCGAAGACGAGGATGAGCTCGTCCTCCTTGCCCTTGTCGAGGCCGTAGGCCAGGGCGGCCGCGGTGGGCTCGTTGACGATGCGCAGGACGTTGAGGCCCGCGATCTCGCCGGCCTCCTTGGTGGCCTGGCGCTCGGCGTCGTCGAAGTAGGCGGGGACGGTGATGACCGCGTCGGTGACGTCCTCACCGAGGTAGGACTCGGCGTCGCGCTTGAGCTTCTGCAGCGTGCGGGCGCTGATCTCCTGGGCGGTGTACTTCTTGCCGTCGATGTCCTCGGTCGTCCAGTCGGTGCCCATGTGGCGCTTGACGGAGCGGAGGGTGCGGTCGGCGTTGGTGACCGCCTGACGCTTGGCGATGTCGCCGACGAGGACCTCGCCGCCCTTGGAGAAGGCGACGACGGACGGGGTGGTGCGACCGCCCTCGGCGTTCGCGATGATCGTGGGCTCGCCACCCTCGAGGACGGCGACGGCAGAGTTGGTGGTTCCGAGGTCGATGCCAACGGCACGGGCCATGAGGCGCTCCTTTGTTCGGGTGGTCGAGGTGGTCACCCCGACACGAGTTGAGTTGCTGTCGCTCAACTTAGGAGCCAGTCCGCGACCTGCGCAAATCCGTGGCCCAAAAGTTGAGTTCACTCGACTCAACTACGAGCGAAGGGGGTTCATTCCCACCCCGCCCGCATCGCCCTTCGTGCCTGAGAGGGCCCGTCTGGCCGGGAAGTCCTGATCTGGCCACGTCCGGTTGTCCCGGTCATCCGCAGCCTTCCCGGCCAGGCCCCTGCCCCGATCCCTGAGTGGGTCCCACGTTCCGCGTGGGCGGGCGCCCCGCGCCCGTTCCCGAAGGGACGCCACACTGTGACGATGACGAGCTACCTGTCCATCGCCTCGCGCAACTCGGTCCTGTCGATCGGCTCCGACGCATCGGTCCTCTCGGTGGGCAGCGTCGGCTCGGCGCTCTCGATCGGGAGCATCGGGTCCTTCTGCTCCTTCCTCTCGGCCGGCTCGTCGATGTCGATCGGCTCCCTGCTGTCGTGGCAGAGCCTGGGGTCGGCGCTGTCGGCGCAGAGCACCGCGTCGATGCTCTCGAGCCAGTCGACGCAGGCGATGCGGTCCCGGTGCGACGAGCGGCTCCCGGCCCGCCGGGTGCCGGCCCTCGTCGCCAGCGCCCTGCTCGTGTGTGGAGCCGGCTACGCCCTCGCTCGGCGACTCGGAGCCTGACCCTCCCTCAGACCCGCCAGGCGGGGTCGCGACCGGCGAGTCCCAGCACCCGGTCGAGCTGCGAGGAGCCCTGCGGCACAGCGACCCTCGGCCCGAAGAGCCCCTGCCGCGCCTCCGACTCGTCGGGGATCTGGGCGCAGAATCCCTCGGCCGCGTCCAGCGCCGCGGGGTCGGGCTCGAAGGCCTGCCCCGTCCCCTTCGCCAGGTCCCAGGCGTGCAGGACGAGCTCGTCGAGCGCGACGGCGCCGGCCACGTCGCCGGGCATGTCGAGCCCGCCCGCCCGGGTCATGCCCTCCCAGGCGGCCGGGTCCTGCCAGGCCGAGGCCAGCTCCGTCAGGAGAAGGGGGATCACCTCGCGCCAGTCGTCGGGCAGCGCGGAGGCGGCCGGGTCCGGCGGGGACGATGCGGCGAGGGACTCCCCCTTCGTCGCGGCATCGCGGAAGGCGCCGGCCAGGTCGTGGACGTGGCCGAGGACCTGCGCCACCGTCATGCCGATCGGGGTGGAGGCGTCGAGCTGGTCGTCGCGTGTGCCGGAGACGAGGTCGGTCATGGCCTGGGTCGACGGGGTGAGGTCGATGAGGTCGCTCATGGCCTCCACCCTCCTCCGACCACCCCCTTGCCGCCACACCTCCAGCGCGCCACAATTGTGTGCATGAGCATCGAGCCGCTCCGCGAGGTCCGCAACCACTTCAGTGATGTGGTGGACCGTGTCGAGCGCGAGCACGAGCGGGTGACGGTGACCCGCAACGGCCGCGCGGTCGCCGTCGTCATCAGTCCCGACGACCTGTCCGAGCTCGAGGAGACCCTCGCTGTCCTCAGTGACGCGGACGCGTTGGCGGACATCCGCGAGGCGGACGCGGCCTACCGCAGCGGCGACGTCGTGCGCGGCGTCGAGGCGGTCCGCGCGCTGCGTCCATGAGCGATGCGACCTACGAGCTGGTCGTCGCACCACCTGCGGCACGTGCCATCCGCGACGACCTGCCCGAGAGCGTCACGGCCGCCGTCATCGAGTTCATCACCGGCGCCCTGATCGCCCACCCCCGGAGGGTGGGGAAGCCGCTCCGCGCGGACCTGGCCGGCATCCACTCCGCACGACGTGGCACCTATCGGGTCCTGTACCGGATCAACGACTCGGCTCAGGAGGTCCTCGTCCTGCGGATCGACCACCGCCGGGACGTCTACCGACCCGGCTGACGACTCAGACCGCGACGTAGACGGTGTTGCTCGACTGCCCGCCGGTGAGGAAGTTGTCGAAGGCGACGACGTGCGCCTCGACCTCGTCGAAGACCTGCTCGAGCAGCGCGCAGAAGTCGGCGTCCGGCGGGTCGTCGGACCACATGGCGAAGACGCCGCCCGGACGCAGGTGCGCCCGCAGCCGCCGCAGACCCTCGACGGAGTAGAAGGGGGCGTGGTCGGGGTGGAGCAGGTGGTGCGGCGTGTGGTCGATGTCGAGGAGCACGGCGTCGTGCAGCCGGCCGGGCTCGTTCGGGTCGAAGCCCTGCTCGGACGCCGCGAGCTCGAAGAAGTTGCCGAGGAGCAGGCGGGTGCGCTCGTCGCGCACGACGGCGGGCGCGTCCGGCAGCAGCTCGCGCTCGTGCCAGTCGATGACCTCGGGCATGGCGTCGACGACGAGCACCGAGCGCACTCGCGGGTCCTCCAACGCCGCCTTGGCGGTGCACCCCAGGCCCAGGCCGCCGACGACGACGTCGAGCTGGTCCTCCCCCTTCGCCCTGGCCAGACCGAGGCGGGCCAGCTCGATCTCGGCGACCGTGAAGAGGCTCGACATGAGGAACTCGTCGCCGAGCTTGACCTCGTAGACGTCGACCTTGAGCGTCGGCTCGATCCGCCGGCGCAGGCTGATCTCACCCCTGGGGGTCTCGCTCCAGGCGAGCTCTTCGAAGCGGCGCATCCGCCCAGTCTGCCCTGACGCCCTTCGAGACGGTCGCTGCGCGACGTCCTCATGGACCGGGAGAGCGACGTCTGCGCCGAGGAGGAGTAGCGTCCTGCGGCGTGGGTCAGGACGCGCCGAGCGCACATCTGCTGAACCGTCTCGTGGCGAACCCGGCCCGCACGGTCATGCTGGGCTTCGCGGCGACGATCGCGCTCGGCACGCTCGTGCTCATGACCCCCTTCGCGGCCGAGAGCCGGGAGTCGACCGACGCGCTGACCGCACTCTTCACCGCCACCTCGGCCACCTGCGTCACCGGGCTCGTCACGGTCGACACCGGCGGCCACTGGTCGACCTTCGGCGAGCTCGTCATCCTCGCGCTCATCCAGATCGGCGGACTCGGCGTCATGTCCGTGGCGACCCTGCTCGTCATGCTCATCGGACGCCGACTCAGCGCTCCCGCAGGGGTGCTCACCGGGGCGGAGGCCCGCTCGCTCACCCAGCGCACGCCCGGCCAGGTGCTCGTCGGCGTGCTGCGCTTCACCCTCGCCGTCGAGCTCGTGTCCGCCGTGGTCCTCGCCGTCCGGCTGCGGATCGCCTACCACGACGGATGGGGCGAGGCGATCTACTCGGGCGTCTTCCACTCCGTCTCTGCCTTCAACAACGCCGGCTTCGGCCTGCTGCCGGACAGCGCGGTCCAGTGGGCGCAGGACCCGTGGATGTGCCTGCCGCTCATGATCTCCGTGATGGTCGGCGGTCTCGGCTTCCCCGTCTGGTGGGAGCTCTTCAAGCACTGGCGCGAGCCCTATCGCCGGTGGACGATCCACGCGACGATCACCATCTGGGGCTCGGTCGTGCTGTGGGTCGTCGGCACCCTGCTCTTCGCCGTCGTCGAGTGGGACAACGAGCGCACCCTCGGCCCGATGGGCACGGGCGGCAAGATCCTCGCCGCCGCCTTCCAGTCCGTCGTCGCCCGCACCGCTGGCTTCAACAGCGTCGACATCGGGGCCGTGCGCCAGGAGAGCCTGCTCCTGCTCGACGGTCTGATGTTCGTCGGCGGCGGCAGCGCCGGCACCGCCGGCGGCATCAAGGTCGCGACCTTCGCCATCCTCGGCTTCGTCATCTGGGCCGAGCTGCGCGGCGAGCCGACCGTGCGCGTGCTCACCCGCCGCCTCTCCCCCGCCAACCTGCGCCAGGCGCTCACCGTCGCCCTGCTCGGCACCGGCCTCGTCGCCGCCTCGACCGGCGCGCTGCTCGTCCTCACCCCCTTCCGCCTCGACGTCGTGCTCTTCGAGGCGATCTCGGCCTTCGGCACCGTCGGGATGTCCACCGGCATCACCGCTGACATCCCGCCGGCCGGGCAGCTGATCCTCGTGGCGATGATGTTCCTCGGCCGGCTCGGGCCGATCACCCTCGGCGCCGCCCTGGCGCTGCGCAACCGACCTCGGCGCTTCGAGGTCCCGGAGGAGAGGATCCTCGTTGGCTAGGTACGACGTCGCCGTCATCGGGCTCGGCCGGTTCGGCTCCGCCCTCGCCCTGCGTCTCGTCGAGGAGGGGCGCGAGGTCCTCGGCGTCGACGTCGACGAGGCCGCGGTCGACGCCCTCGCCGACCGGATCGACCACCTCGCGATCGCCGAGGCCCGCGACGAGGAGACCCTGCGGCAGCTCGACATCCGCCCCGACACCCTCGTCGTCCTCGGCATGACCCACGTCGCCGCCTCGCTCATGACCGCCACCGCGCTCAACGAGCTCGGCGTCCGCGAGATCTGGGCCAAGGCCGGCTCGCGTCAGCACGTCGAGGCCCTCACCCGCCTCGGGGTCAGCCGGATCATCCAGCCCGAGCACGAGGCCGGCCTGGCCATGGCGAGCGAGATCCTCCACCGCTGACACCCCTCCCCCCTTCGCATCTCCTTGAGGAGATACGAAGGGGGTCTGCATTGCCGTTGGGCAATGCGCACCACGGCGTGCATTGCCGTTGGGCGATGCGAAGGGGGCGGGGCTAGCCGGCGAACTCCCACCGGATCCCGTGGACGCCGACGGCGGCGTCGAGCTGGGCGAGGTGCACCCGGTCGCCGTGCTCGAGGGCCAGCTCGTGCGAGCGCAGGTCGGGGCCGTCGGCGTGGGCCCGGTGGAAGGCGTCGACCCGCGTCGGCAGCTGGGCCCGGTCGAAGGAGACCTCGGTGACCAAGAGCGCGGTCTCCTGGGCCGACCAGCGGTAGTAGCCCTCGGAGACAAGGGAGTTGGCGTCGTCGATCTGCACGTCGTAGACGACGGTGTCCCCCGGCGCGAGCCACCGGTCGAAGTGGATCTCGACGGCGACCACCTCCGCCTCGCGGTCGCGCAGCACCCGCCCCAGCCGGCACCCACCGAGCGCGCTCACCGTCACCAGGTCGACGTCGCCACAGGTCTCGACGCCGTGCGCGACGACGTGGCGGTCGGTCCCGGAGACCGCGCGCATCGTCATCGTCGTGCGCCGCTGGACCATCGCCCCCTTCGCGTCGATCTGCAGGCGGTCGTGGGCACCGAGCGGGACGAGGGCCCGGCGGCGCGACGGGTCGAGCTGCTCGACGAGCCGGCCGAAGGCCTCGTCGTAGGAGACGACCGGGGCGCACGACGCGCGGCCCGCCGACGCGTCCTCGTCGAGCAGGGCCCGCAGCGTGCCCGCCGGCACCCGCAGCACCCGCTCGAGCTCGTCGACGACGGCGAAGGACCGGGGGGAGGCGGGCACCCTTCGCCCGTGCTGCCACTGGCTCAGCGT
Encoded proteins:
- a CDS encoding type II toxin-antitoxin system RelE/ParE family toxin: MSDATYELVVAPPAARAIRDDLPESVTAAVIEFITGALIAHPRRVGKPLRADLAGIHSARRGTYRVLYRINDSAQEVLVLRIDHRRDVYRPG
- a CDS encoding type II toxin-antitoxin system Phd/YefM family antitoxin, with product MSIEPLREVRNHFSDVVDRVEREHERVTVTRNGRAVAVVISPDDLSELEETLAVLSDADALADIREADAAYRSGDVVRGVEAVRALRP
- a CDS encoding TIGR03086 family metal-binding protein; this translates as MSDLIDLTPSTQAMTDLVSGTRDDQLDASTPIGMTVAQVLGHVHDLAGAFRDAATKGESLAASSPPDPAASALPDDWREVIPLLLTELASAWQDPAAWEGMTRAGGLDMPGDVAGAVALDELVLHAWDLAKGTGQAFEPDPAALDAAEGFCAQIPDESEARQGLFGPRVAVPQGSSQLDRVLGLAGRDPAWRV
- a CDS encoding helix-turn-helix domain-containing protein — encoded protein: MESGRVAFGEALRVAVANRGLSLGRVQAHLGAAGHPVALSTLSQWQHGRRVPASPRSFAVVDELERVLRVPAGTLRALLDEDASAGRASCAPVVSYDEAFGRLVEQLDPSRRRALVPLGAHDRLQIDAKGAMVQRRTTMTMRAVSGTDRHVVAHGVETCGDVDLVTVSALGGCRLGRVLRDREAEVVAVEIHFDRWLAPGDTVVYDVQIDDANSLVSEGYYRWSAQETALLVTEVSFDRAQLPTRVDAFHRAHADGPDLRSHELALEHGDRVHLAQLDAAVGVHGIRWEFAG
- a CDS encoding spermidine synthase, with protein sequence MRRFEELAWSETPRGEISLRRRIEPTLKVDVYEVKLGDEFLMSSLFTVAEIELARLGLARAKGEDQLDVVVGGLGLGCTAKAALEDPRVRSVLVVDAMPEVIDWHERELLPDAPAVVRDERTRLLLGNFFELAASEQGFDPNEPGRLHDAVLLDIDHTPHHLLHPDHAPFYSVEGLRRLRAHLRPGGVFAMWSDDPPDADFCALLEQVFDEVEAHVVAFDNFLTGGQSSNTVYVAV
- the dnaK gene encoding molecular chaperone DnaK; amino-acid sequence: MARAVGIDLGTTNSAVAVLEGGEPTIIANAEGGRTTPSVVAFSKGGEVLVGDIAKRQAVTNADRTLRSVKRHMGTDWTTEDIDGKKYTAQEISARTLQKLKRDAESYLGEDVTDAVITVPAYFDDAERQATKEAGEIAGLNVLRIVNEPTAAALAYGLDKGKEDELILVFDLGGGTFDVSLLEVGKDPEDGFSTIQVRATSGDNQLGGDDWDERIVKHLLTQVKNNTGVDLSGDKIAMQRLRDAAEQAKKELSSSSTTSINLQYLSMGENGPIHLDESLSRANFEQMTKDLLDRTKTPFENVIKDAGVQLSDIDHVVLVGGSTRMPAVSSLVKELTGGKEPNKGVNPDEVVALGAALQAGVLKGERKDVLLIDVTPLSLGIETKGGLFTKLIERNTAIPTKRSEVFSTAEDNQPSVLIQVFQGEREIAQQNKNLGTFELSGIAPAPRGVPQVEVTFDIDANGIVHVTAKDRGTGQEQKITISGGSALSKEEIERMVKEAEAHADEDKARREETEARNNAENLVYSTDKFLSESGDKLTDEQRKPVDDALADLKEALKPESGVSAEELTKKVDTLNEESQKMGAALYAASAEQGEGEAPGGDAGAEQPAPEGDDDIVDAEVVDDDEEKK
- a CDS encoding TrkA family potassium uptake protein, whose translation is MARYDVAVIGLGRFGSALALRLVEEGREVLGVDVDEAAVDALADRIDHLAIAEARDEETLRQLDIRPDTLVVLGMTHVAASLMTATALNELGVREIWAKAGSRQHVEALTRLGVSRIIQPEHEAGLAMASEILHR
- a CDS encoding nucleotide exchange factor GrpE yields the protein MTDPNQPIDPEVTADAQARPATDQGAEEQVVEAEVVDEDAAAAAPESATPADGATGADEATPAPGEGEAAGDAEVHPDTARADQLQDDYLRLQAEYVNYKRRVDRDLPVHKTRAAHDVLESLLPVLDEIHLAEQHGDLPEGSPFRAIADKLEQVLTKQGLERVGVKGEVFDPNVHEALMHGAWDASDPELPSDATATTVVTVLQPGYRAGERVLRAARVAVADPS
- a CDS encoding DnaJ C-terminal domain-containing protein, with amino-acid sequence MASQDWLDKDFYAVLGVAKDADTAEIKKAYRKLAKQYHPDRNAGDDAAEQKFKDVGEAHAVLSDPKERQEYDAIRSMAGGGARFTAGGPGGGAGFEDIFSAFGGGGGGSRMRYSTGGGSPFAGGGAGEPDLEDILSMFGGGGGAGFGGQGAGFRAPRGPVKGQDLTARTELSFRDAAEGRTIALTVNGEKVNAKIPAGVKDGQKIRLRGKGGHGDQGSPRGDLILTVSVGKHPVYGRDGDNLTLDLPVTFAEAALGATVAVPTLDGSQVKVRIAPGTPSGRVLRLKGRGIATKGATGDLLAKVQIIVPTELSEAEREAVEVLRDARTDDPRAALVAAASA
- a CDS encoding TrkH family potassium uptake protein — protein: MGQDAPSAHLLNRLVANPARTVMLGFAATIALGTLVLMTPFAAESRESTDALTALFTATSATCVTGLVTVDTGGHWSTFGELVILALIQIGGLGVMSVATLLVMLIGRRLSAPAGVLTGAEARSLTQRTPGQVLVGVLRFTLAVELVSAVVLAVRLRIAYHDGWGEAIYSGVFHSVSAFNNAGFGLLPDSAVQWAQDPWMCLPLMISVMVGGLGFPVWWELFKHWREPYRRWTIHATITIWGSVVLWVVGTLLFAVVEWDNERTLGPMGTGGKILAAAFQSVVARTAGFNSVDIGAVRQESLLLLDGLMFVGGGSAGTAGGIKVATFAILGFVIWAELRGEPTVRVLTRRLSPANLRQALTVALLGTGLVAASTGALLVLTPFRLDVVLFEAISAFGTVGMSTGITADIPPAGQLILVAMMFLGRLGPITLGAALALRNRPRRFEVPEERILVG